Proteins encoded together in one Gemmatimonadota bacterium DH-78 window:
- the argJ gene encoding bifunctional glutamate N-acetyltransferase/amino-acid acetyltransferase ArgJ: MITHETARFPRGFRCAATHCGLKKSGDDLALFASDVPGAAAAVFTRNHFPGAPVIVGRERIREGRLQAVVVNSKVSNVGTGAEGIAAARAMGRAAAEELGIDESLVIMSSTGVIGVPLPIDRIQAGLRGLSAQLGDDPLVGARGIMTTDSHPKALSCEIRGRDDTPITITLVAKGAGMVAPNMATMLAYLFTDAEVEARSLDTILRRVVDRTFNMLSVDTDTSTSDSCVMIANGRAGPVEASAFEDALLALCTRMTEVLARDGEGATRLLRVTVSGAASLADARTVARSLMESPLIKTMVHGGDPNVGRILMAVGKCVGVRVEPERVSARIGETAVVEGGRRARFDDARVREVLQGDPVDLRVDLGVGTEAARGWGCDLSHGYVDENAAYYSS, encoded by the coding sequence ATGATCACACATGAAACGGCCCGCTTTCCGCGGGGATTCCGGTGTGCCGCCACGCATTGCGGCCTCAAGAAGTCGGGCGACGATCTCGCCCTGTTCGCCTCCGACGTGCCCGGCGCCGCCGCCGCGGTCTTCACCCGCAACCATTTTCCCGGTGCGCCCGTGATCGTGGGGCGCGAGCGGATCCGAGAGGGGCGACTCCAGGCGGTGGTCGTCAACTCGAAGGTGAGCAACGTGGGCACCGGCGCGGAGGGGATCGCCGCGGCGCGGGCCATGGGTCGGGCGGCCGCCGAGGAGCTGGGCATCGACGAGTCGCTGGTGATCATGAGCTCGACCGGGGTGATCGGCGTGCCGCTGCCGATCGACCGCATCCAGGCCGGACTGCGAGGGCTCTCCGCACAGCTGGGCGACGATCCGCTCGTGGGCGCCCGCGGGATCATGACCACCGATTCCCATCCGAAGGCGCTGTCGTGCGAGATCCGCGGACGCGACGACACGCCGATCACCATCACCCTCGTGGCCAAGGGCGCGGGCATGGTCGCGCCGAACATGGCCACCATGCTCGCCTACCTGTTCACCGACGCCGAGGTCGAGGCACGGTCGCTCGACACCATCCTGCGCCGGGTGGTCGATCGCACCTTCAACATGCTGTCGGTCGACACGGATACGAGCACCTCCGACAGCTGCGTGATGATCGCCAACGGACGCGCCGGTCCGGTGGAGGCGTCGGCGTTCGAAGATGCGCTGCTCGCGCTGTGCACCCGCATGACCGAGGTGCTCGCCCGCGATGGCGAGGGCGCGACGCGGCTGCTCCGGGTGACGGTGTCGGGGGCGGCGAGTCTCGCGGACGCGCGCACGGTGGCGCGCTCGCTCATGGAGTCCCCACTCATCAAGACGATGGTGCACGGAGGCGACCCGAACGTCGGCCGCATCCTGATGGCCGTGGGCAAGTGCGTGGGCGTGCGCGTCGAGCCGGAACGCGTGTCGGCGCGCATCGGGGAGACCGCGGTGGTGGAGGGGGGACGCCGGGCGCGGTTCGACGACGCCCGCGTGAGGGAGGTGCTGCAGGGCGATCCCGTGGACCTGCGTGTGGATCTGGGCGTCGGGACCGAGGCGGCGCGCGGCTGGGGATGCGACCTCTCGCACGGGTACGTGGACGAGAACGCAGCCTACTATTCCTCTTGA